A portion of the Sulfuricurvum sp. genome contains these proteins:
- a CDS encoding HDOD domain-containing protein, translating into MVNEIKSLPPLPASIVRIHELCMSTDTDIDELAKVIEGDPMLSANILKSVNSPLYGMSKEISSIPQAIMLFGISMIRGFAAANAIKKAIQIDLTPYGVTIESLTETSTLQTALIREWYRNVDKTMLPLLQSCAFFMELGKLLASLRVIVSGEFERFSQEMTQDKSIIEIERCYLGMSSYEIASMMFEHWNFETPLVEALRDISNPETTNPYSQVLSVVVKAVNVRQALSEKGKNEAFEAIATLGLNREAFEEALISLKSRNKE; encoded by the coding sequence ATGGTTAATGAGATAAAAAGTCTTCCCCCACTTCCGGCTTCGATTGTACGGATCCATGAGTTATGTATGAGCACAGATACGGATATTGATGAGCTTGCAAAAGTGATTGAGGGTGACCCAATGCTCAGTGCAAATATTCTTAAGTCGGTCAATTCGCCGTTGTACGGAATGAGCAAAGAGATATCTTCTATCCCGCAGGCGATTATGCTGTTCGGGATTTCGATGATTCGCGGATTTGCTGCTGCAAATGCCATTAAAAAAGCCATACAGATAGATTTGACTCCTTATGGCGTCACGATTGAGAGTTTAACGGAAACATCGACATTACAAACGGCGCTAATACGTGAATGGTACCGCAATGTTGACAAAACCATGCTGCCGTTATTGCAAAGCTGTGCATTCTTTATGGAGCTTGGAAAACTCTTGGCATCGCTCAGAGTGATTGTTTCCGGAGAATTTGAACGTTTTTCACAAGAAATGACACAAGACAAATCCATTATAGAGATTGAACGGTGCTATCTCGGTATGAGCAGTTACGAGATTGCGTCAATGATGTTTGAACATTGGAATTTCGAAACGCCATTGGTCGAAGCGCTTAGAGATATCTCCAATCCGGAAACGACCAATCCCTATTCACAGGTTTTAAGTGTTGTCGTCAAAGCGGTAAATGTTCGTCAGGCTCTAAGTGAGAAAGGTAAAAACGAGGCATTTGAAGCAATTGCAACATTAGGACTAAATCGGGAAGCCTTTGAAGAGGCGCTTATATCGCTTAAAAGCCGAAACAAAGAATGA
- a CDS encoding FIST N-terminal domain-containing protein: MHSEQLRWSEKDGWIGYDAVQGPMRNLVLVFFDNAKCLETQWYETLSGMYPNAVIIGASSSGNVSNTTISDHDAVVTAITFERSAVRCVSKKIADCADAETLGATLGQELLGESLRHVMILSDGLLINGSELARGFSQVLHEGIAITGGLAGDGTRFGTTYVMAQAPAQTGIVAAIGLYGETLQAKSGCFAGWEEFGPERVITRSKGNILYTIDDKPALALYKSYLGEFAVDLPGSGLRFPMSVREDRTAIPIIRTLLAVNEEEQSLTFAGDVPEGNLCRLLKTNMDLLIEHAGLAAQASKLDQDQEFLVIAVSCVGRRLVLGQLCEEEIEIIRETLGEKAVITGFYSYGELSELGASRCTLHNQTMTLVSIYE; the protein is encoded by the coding sequence ATGCACAGTGAACAATTACGATGGAGCGAGAAAGACGGATGGATCGGTTATGATGCAGTGCAGGGGCCGATGCGTAATTTGGTACTTGTTTTTTTCGATAATGCCAAGTGCCTGGAAACGCAGTGGTATGAAACGCTTAGCGGCATGTATCCGAATGCTGTGATCATCGGAGCCAGCAGTTCCGGCAACGTATCGAATACAACGATCAGCGATCATGATGCCGTAGTAACCGCAATCACCTTTGAACGTTCCGCTGTCCGCTGTGTTTCCAAAAAGATTGCCGATTGTGCAGATGCAGAAACACTCGGAGCAACTTTGGGTCAAGAGCTACTGGGAGAATCTCTGCGACATGTAATGATTCTTTCGGACGGATTGCTGATAAACGGTAGCGAGCTCGCCCGCGGATTTTCACAGGTATTGCACGAGGGAATTGCCATTACAGGCGGATTGGCTGGAGACGGGACGCGGTTTGGAACAACCTATGTCATGGCGCAAGCTCCGGCACAGACCGGGATCGTTGCGGCAATCGGATTATACGGAGAGACGCTTCAAGCGAAAAGCGGATGTTTCGCAGGATGGGAAGAGTTCGGCCCGGAACGGGTCATCACGCGCTCCAAAGGGAATATTCTCTATACGATTGATGATAAACCGGCATTAGCGTTGTACAAGAGTTATTTGGGAGAGTTTGCTGTCGATTTGCCCGGAAGCGGGCTTCGTTTCCCGATGAGTGTACGAGAAGACAGAACTGCCATTCCGATCATACGAACCTTGTTGGCGGTGAATGAAGAGGAACAAAGTCTTACTTTTGCGGGAGATGTTCCTGAGGGAAATTTATGTCGATTGCTAAAAACCAATATGGATCTTTTAATCGAGCATGCGGGGTTGGCGGCACAAGCGTCTAAATTGGATCAGGACCAAGAATTTTTGGTTATTGCTGTCAGCTGCGTTGGTCGGCGTTTGGTATTGGGGCAGCTGTGCGAAGAGGAGATTGAAATTATTCGTGAAACGCTTGGCGAAAAAGCGGTGATTACCGGATTTTATTCGTATGGCGAATTGTCTGAACTGGGTGCATCGCGCTGTACGCTTCATAATCAAACCATGACTCTGGTCAGTATTTACGAGTAG